CCTCCGCTCCTCGGACAGATCATGGACGTGCATCCGGTTTCGGAAAACGAAACCACCCTGAAAGTGCACATGAAGGAAGGCGAAAGCGAATTCACGGTGACCGGAGACACCTTGATCCAGGCCAGCACGGCCGCGTCCCAGCTCCAGCCCGGGGACCTGATCGTGATGGACAGCGGCAGCGCGCTCAACTCGGTCGAAAACGCGCTGACGAACGCGATCTCTCCGGAAACGCAGGCCGCGGCCCAGGCCGCGCCCGCGGCCGCGCAGATGCCGCAGCAGGCGGAAATGCCCATGAATCCCGCCCAGCAGCAGGGCCCGCCGCCGCCCATTCCGCCGACGCCGAAGGGGCCGCCCGATACCAAGCTTCCGGGCGAACGCAAAACCGACCAGGTGCAGCCGGGCCAGGCCCCTCCCCAGGGACAAATGCCTCCGGAAGCGCAGCAGGCCGCGGCCGCCATGGCGCAGCAGCAGGGCAAGGACATGATGCAGCAGCAGGCGCAGCAAGGCGGAGAACAGCCGCAGCAGGATCAGCGCAAAGGGAAAGACGAAGCGGCCTGGGAAAAGAAAGTCCAAAATCCCGACGAATATAAAGACACGCTGGATTTATTCGAGCCGCCTTTGAAAAAAGAAGAAGGCAAGGAGGGGGAAAAGAAAGAAGAAGCCGGAGAGGCCAAACCCGAAGAAGCCGCGCCGGTCCCTCATGTCATGCAGGTCGTTTCCATCGAGAAAAACGAAGAGACCATCACGCTGGTGATTCAGAGCAAGGACGGCAAAAAAGAAAGCGCGTCGTTTGCCGCCGAAGAGCCGGTGCTCCGCATCCTCACCCCAAAATCGCTGGCCGCCAAGATGATGGTGCAGCTCGAAGTCGTCCCGGATTCCGAGACCAAGATCCTCAAATCGATTATCGTCCTGTCCTGACGCGTCAGGCCGCTCTCCGGAACACCAGCGCGTGCAGCGCGTATCCCGCCACGACAAGCCCCAGGGCGCAGGCCATGGTCATGGGGAAACTCATCTTCAGCCAGCGGTTCAGGACAAAAGGCAGGAAAAACGTGAGGGACAGCGGCACCGCGATCAGGATGGATGTCGCGAACTCGTTGATCTTGTTCATGTCGCGGTACTGATAATAAGAAAAAAAGATCGAGAGGATGGACATCATCGGAAGCGCGATGATGAAGCCCGCGAGCACCGGCCGCCGCCCCGCCAGCCACGATGCGAAAGAAATGATGAGGCCGGAAAAAAGAACTTTGAAGACCTCGAACATGATCTCCTCCACGCGCCCCCTCACCCTTCCCTATCCCCCTTGAGGGGGAGAGGATAGGAGAGGAGGTGCTTTAAAAAAACAGTTCGCGCCGCAGCGCGGGATTCATCTTGTTGGGATTCCAGGGCGGATCGAACACGACTTCGACGGCGCATTCCTTCACGCCGGGGATCGTCAGGATTTTTTTCTCCGCGTCGCGGCGGAGATAGTCGCCCATGCCGCAGCCCGGAGCGGTGAGCGTCATCTTGACGTCCACGCGGTGCTCGGGCGCCGCGAGCGGCGTGATCTTGCATTCGTAGACAAGGCCCAGATCCACGATGTTGTGCGGGATTTCGGGATCGTAACAGGTCTTGAGCTTCGCCCATACGCGCTCTTCCACGAACTTCGCGTCCGGCACGCCGCCCGGCGCAAGCGCGTCTTCCCTCGCGTCGGCCGGGATTTCTTTTCCGAGCGCGTCCGCGTCTTTGCCCTGGATGCTGGCCATGGCGCCCTGATGCGTCACGACCGTGAAGGTGCCTCCGAGCGACTGGGTGATGCGCACTTCCGTGCCTTTGAAGAGCGTGACGTCCTGGCCGCTGGGGATGGCCGTGCAGCTCACGTCGCGCGTCAAAACCTTGATTTCATTGGAAGTCTGGGCCATGGCTTTCAGAGTATCACGGCGCCTGCGATTGTCAACGGCCTTGTGGCGAAGACAAAACAGTGCGCCCGCGGGAATGGGAAACGCTGACCCGCACGCCGAACGTGCGGCGCAGGACTTCCGAAGTCAGGATTTGTTTTTTGGGCCCCGCGGCCCGGACCCTGCCGTCCTTCAGGCAAAGGCCGTGAGTGAAAAAAGGAAGGATGTCTTCGGTTTGATGCGTCACCAGAAGGATGAGCGGCGCGTTTTTCCGGGCTGCGAGACGCGCGAGGAAATCATAAACCAGCGCCCGCGAGCCGAGGTCCAGCGCGGAAAACGGCTCGTCGAGAATCAGGACGCGCGGACGGGCCACCAGGGCGCGCGCGATCACGGCTTTCAGTTGTTCGCCCGTGGAAAGTTTGTCGAAGAGCTTGTCCGCGTGGCGGCCGCAGCCCGCGAATCGCAGCGCGGCCTCCACCCGGCGGTTGAGTTCCCGCGGGATAGGGCCTGTCGTTTCGACCAGAGCCTCGGCTCCCGCGGCCACGGCTTGCCGCACGGTTTCCCAGGGCTTGATGCGCTTGACGACCCACGGCGCGACAAAGCCGATTTTTTTGCGCAGCTCCGGGAGATTGACCTTCCCGAACGTCTCGCCCATCACGCGCACGCTCCCGCGCGTCGCCCACAGATACCCCATCAGGACTTCGAGGAGCGACGTCTTGCCCGAACCATTTTGGCCGAGCAAAAACCAATGCTCGCCTTCACGCGCGGTCCAGTTGAGGCCGTTCAGCACCGGCTTTCCGTCGCGCGTCAGGAAAACGTCTTTGAGTTCAAGAATCGCTTGCGGTGTTTTCGCCATGCTTGCCTTGATTGCGGCGTCTGCGCCGTTTTTTCTGTTTGCGGATTTTGAGAAGACGGACGTCCGCCGCGGTCTTTTCACCGAGGACCTGCGAACGAAACTTTTCCAGCAGAAGCCGCCGCGCGAGAAAACGGTTCAAATTCTGGGAACGCTCTTTCTGGACTTTGACTTCGAGGCCGGAAGGGATGTGCTTGAGCCAGACGCAGGTGGAGGTTTTATTGACGTTCTGGCCGCCCTTGCCGCCGGAATGGACGAACTTTTCGTCGAGGTCCTCTTCGCGCAGGCCGCTGGCCTTCATGCCGTCCAGCAGCTCCTGCTCTTTTTCGGGGCGCACGCCGAACCGGCCCATGCGGGACTATTTCCGGAGGATGACAATGTCCTTGTGGTCGGTCCACTCAAGGTCATTGTTCAAAAAATTGACGTGATCGTCGAGCTTCGCGGCAAAGACAGGCGAAACCGAACCGACGAGGATGACGAGGATGACCGCGCCCCAGTCCTTGAAGGTATCCAGGCGCTTGACGAGCATGTCGTAGTCTTTTTTCGTTTTCAGGTCTTTCTGGATTTCGATCAGGACTTCTTCGGAAAGCGTGATATCGGAAACCACGCCCGCGATCTCGCGCTCCGAGGAGAACGGAAATCCTTCGAGCGATTTCTGGAGGAAGGCCTTGAGGGCCTTGCGGTAAGCGGCGCGCGTTTTCAGCTTGGCCGGCTTCCAGCCCGGAAGCACGGAACGCACGCGCGATGAAGCGTCCTGAATTTCGAAATGACGGATCGGAACAAGTCCCATGAGGCCCCCTGTTGACGGGAAAGGGCGTAGTTTAACTTTAAAACCCCGCGAAGGAAAGAAGGTTTTGGCGGCTGCCGGTCAGGAAGCGAGGACCGACGAGAGATGCACGGTCATGGCGCTCAGCGAAGCGAAAAAAAGAAGGCCGACGAGCATCAAGATGGCCGTGAATTCGGAAAGGTTTTGTTTTTTTGCGTCCTGTTTTGGAATGCCTAACACGGTAATTCCCCCTGAAACTGTCCTATCTCAAAAGTACCCGCGCCG
The sequence above is drawn from the Verrucomicrobiia bacterium genome and encodes:
- the sufT gene encoding putative Fe-S cluster assembly protein SufT is translated as MAQTSNEIKVLTRDVSCTAIPSGQDVTLFKGTEVRITQSLGGTFTVVTHQGAMASIQGKDADALGKEIPADAREDALAPGGVPDAKFVEERVWAKLKTCYDPEIPHNIVDLGLVYECKITPLAAPEHRVDVKMTLTAPGCGMGDYLRRDAEKKILTIPGVKECAVEVVFDPPWNPNKMNPALRRELFF
- a CDS encoding ATP-binding cassette domain-containing protein; the encoded protein is MAKTPQAILELKDVFLTRDGKPVLNGLNWTAREGEHWFLLGQNGSGKTSLLEVLMGYLWATRGSVRVMGETFGKVNLPELRKKIGFVAPWVVKRIKPWETVRQAVAAGAEALVETTGPIPRELNRRVEAALRFAGCGRHADKLFDKLSTGEQLKAVIARALVARPRVLILDEPFSALDLGSRALVYDFLARLAARKNAPLILLVTHQTEDILPFFTHGLCLKDGRVRAAGPKKQILTSEVLRRTFGVRVSVSHSRGRTVLSSPQGR
- a CDS encoding peptide chain release factor-like protein, encoding MGRFGVRPEKEQELLDGMKASGLREEDLDEKFVHSGGKGGQNVNKTSTCVWLKHIPSGLEVKVQKERSQNLNRFLARRLLLEKFRSQVLGEKTAADVRLLKIRKQKKRRRRRNQGKHGENTASDS